The Eleutherodactylus coqui strain aEleCoq1 chromosome 6, aEleCoq1.hap1, whole genome shotgun sequence genome window below encodes:
- the LOC136631424 gene encoding indolethylamine N-methyltransferase-like, with the protein MDFTGGEVYQSSFDSKAYLASFCSLGSGRDDILKFRLKKCFETFGPGGITGDVLVDIGTGPAIYHLLSACESFPQIISTDFTDSNRQELERWLRRDLGTFDWSEIVKTVCDLEGDRNNWVEKENKLRNCIQKVLKCDVTKSNPLDPIVIPAADCLTTALCLETACQDIDSYYQSLKNITTLLKPGGHLVLIGVLGNSFYKVGEKNFFSLTLDEETVRNAVIDAGYSIKDIEVYNIPNIASSAHITDTYANIFLVAQKK; encoded by the exons ATGGATTTTACTGGAGGGGAAGTATATCAGTCCAGCTTTGACTCCAAAGCATATCTGGCTTCCTTCTGTAGTTTGGGATCTGGAAGAGACGACATTCTAAAATTCCGACTAAAAAAATGCTTTGAGACATTTGGACCAG gtggtaTTACCGGAGATGTTTTGGTTGATATTGGAACTGGACCAGCCATATACCATCTTCTCTCTGCATGTGAATCCTTTCCTCAAATCATTTCAACTGACTTTACTGATAGCAATAGGCAGGAGCTGGAGAGATGGTTAAGAAGAGATCTGGGAACTTTTGATTGGTCAGAGATTGTGAAGACCGTTTGTGACCTGGAAGGTGACAG AAACAATTGGGTGGAAAAGGAGAACAAATTACGAAACTGTATCCAGAAAGTTCTGAAGTGTGATGTAACAAAGAGTAATCCATTAGATCCCATAGTAATTCCTGCTGCGGATTGCCTGACCACAGCGCTATGCTTGGAAACAGCCTGCCAAGATATTGACTCATATTACCAGTCTCTGAAGAATATTACCACTCTGCTAAAGCCCGGAGGACACTTGGTTTTGATTGGCGTTCTTGGAAATTCCTTTTATAAGGTGGGAGAGAAGAATTTCTTCAGTCTGACTTTGGATGAAGAGACAGTGAGGAATGCTGTCATAGACGCTGGATACAGTATTAAGGATATAGAAGTTTACAATATTCCCAATATCGCTTCAAGTGCCCACATTACAGATACATATGCAAATATTTTCCTTGTGGCACAGAAGAAATGA